From Pedobacter cryoconitis, one genomic window encodes:
- the ligA gene encoding NAD-dependent DNA ligase LigA, with the protein MSQSTIKDTMDALVHELNQHSYNYYVLAMPTIADYEFDKKLEELGKLEKEHPEFADPDSPTLKVGGDITKNFVTVKHRWPMLSLGNTYNEQDLRDFDERIKKSIGDNFEYVCELKFDGLSISLTYQDNKLLRAVTRGDGTKGDDVTANVKTISNIPHHLKKANTPALFEIRGEILMHSAAFERLNKEREELGEIPYANPRNFASGTIKMQDPKEVAKRPLDAFFYSLHTEKEYFKTHWESLQELNKWGFHVSEHTKLSSNIEEVLEFIHYWENERFKLSYDIDGIVIKVNSFTQQQELGFTAKSPRWAISYKYKAQEVETILESVSYQVGRTGAVTPVANLKPVQLAGTTVKRATLHNANEIERLDLHVGDSVFVEKGGEIIPKIIEVNLEKRKEGAQPVIYPVTCPECGTTLVRKEGEVAFYCLNDEGCRPQIVGKIQHFISRKAMNIDGLGDETIESFYQRGLIGHISDLYTLKDRAEELKNIERFGERSIENMLKGIELSKQMPFEKVLFGLGIRYVGETVARKLAIGTGNIDRLITATLEELTAIDEIGGRIAESIIEYFSKQAHIDQINLLKAYGLQFETIQTIITLDSDKLTGKTFVISGVFEQYSREELKDLIENNGGKILSSISAKLNYLLAGDNMGPSKLEKAQKLNVPLISENDLLEMLNKD; encoded by the coding sequence ATGTCGCAATCCACTATTAAAGACACTATGGACGCGTTGGTTCATGAACTTAACCAGCACAGTTATAATTATTATGTACTTGCAATGCCAACCATTGCCGATTACGAGTTTGACAAGAAACTGGAAGAACTGGGGAAACTTGAAAAAGAACATCCCGAATTCGCAGATCCTGATTCTCCGACTTTAAAAGTTGGGGGTGATATCACTAAAAACTTCGTCACCGTCAAACACAGATGGCCAATGCTGTCATTAGGTAACACCTATAACGAGCAGGATCTGCGTGATTTCGACGAAAGGATCAAAAAATCAATAGGTGATAATTTTGAGTACGTATGCGAATTGAAATTCGACGGACTTTCTATTAGCCTGACTTACCAGGATAACAAACTCTTAAGAGCAGTTACCCGTGGAGACGGAACCAAAGGTGACGATGTTACTGCCAATGTAAAAACAATCAGCAATATCCCCCACCACTTAAAAAAAGCAAATACACCTGCATTATTTGAGATCAGAGGGGAAATATTAATGCACAGTGCAGCTTTTGAAAGACTGAACAAAGAAAGAGAAGAACTCGGAGAAATACCCTATGCAAATCCCCGGAACTTTGCTTCAGGCACTATAAAAATGCAGGACCCCAAAGAAGTCGCCAAAAGGCCCTTAGACGCCTTCTTTTATTCCCTGCATACTGAAAAAGAATATTTCAAAACACATTGGGAAAGCTTACAGGAACTCAACAAATGGGGCTTTCATGTTTCTGAACATACTAAACTGAGCAGTAATATTGAAGAAGTACTGGAATTTATCCATTACTGGGAAAATGAACGTTTCAAACTCAGCTATGACATTGACGGGATCGTTATCAAAGTAAACAGCTTTACCCAGCAGCAGGAATTAGGATTTACTGCCAAATCTCCACGCTGGGCAATCTCCTATAAATACAAAGCACAAGAAGTAGAAACTATCCTGGAAAGCGTAAGTTACCAGGTTGGACGTACCGGCGCGGTAACTCCAGTAGCGAATTTAAAACCAGTACAACTTGCCGGAACAACCGTTAAGCGGGCTACATTACATAATGCCAATGAGATCGAAAGATTAGACTTACATGTTGGTGATAGTGTATTTGTAGAAAAAGGCGGTGAAATTATTCCAAAGATCATCGAAGTGAACCTGGAAAAAAGGAAAGAAGGCGCACAACCCGTTATTTATCCGGTCACCTGCCCTGAATGCGGTACCACACTGGTTCGTAAAGAAGGAGAAGTTGCTTTTTATTGCCTGAATGATGAAGGCTGCCGTCCGCAGATTGTAGGTAAAATCCAGCATTTCATTTCCAGAAAAGCGATGAACATTGATGGATTAGGTGATGAAACTATAGAATCTTTTTACCAGCGGGGCTTAATAGGCCATATCAGTGATTTATATACTTTAAAAGACAGAGCTGAAGAACTAAAAAACATAGAAAGGTTCGGAGAACGTTCTATTGAAAATATGTTAAAAGGCATCGAGTTATCCAAACAGATGCCTTTTGAAAAAGTGCTTTTTGGTTTGGGGATCAGATATGTCGGGGAAACAGTGGCCAGGAAATTAGCTATCGGAACCGGAAATATTGACCGCTTAATTACTGCCACACTCGAAGAATTAACAGCAATTGATGAAATCGGCGGCCGTATTGCAGAAAGTATCATTGAATACTTCAGTAAACAGGCTCATATTGATCAGATTAACCTGTTGAAAGCATATGGATTACAATTTGAGACTATTCAGACTATAATAACATTGGATAGTGACAAATTAACTGGAAAAACATTCGTAATTTCGGGAGTTTTTGAACAATATAGCAGAGAAGAACTGAAAGATCTGATCGAAAACAATGGTGGAAAGATATTAAGCAGTATTTCCGCTAAATTGAATTACCTGCTCGCAGGTGATAATATGGGGCCTTCAAAATTAGAAAAGGCCCAGAAGCTGAATGTTCCCCTGATTTCGGAGAACGACTTATTAGAGATGTTGAATAAAGATTAA
- a CDS encoding ACP phosphodiesterase has translation MNFLSHFYFERQNSNDYMVMGVVLPDLIKNADKDWNLNPQKDEYLFRDVPDYAALLSGWKRHLEVDRLFHSSGFFKEQTAILKQLILPALQTGPVKPFFLAHIGLELILDHLLLTQNKVDTALLYQQLGRAHTESLTGFLKYAGLTDQPRFAHFLDKFISSEYLFSYEKIENITYALNRICMRLWLNPFTEEQLEILTQKLEEFKQQLDKQGFLTIFDQIEQELAGQSF, from the coding sequence ATGAACTTTCTTTCGCACTTTTATTTTGAACGGCAAAACTCCAATGATTATATGGTGATGGGGGTTGTATTGCCCGACCTGATTAAAAATGCAGACAAAGACTGGAACCTTAATCCGCAAAAAGATGAATACCTTTTCAGGGATGTGCCTGATTATGCAGCCTTACTTAGCGGATGGAAAAGACACCTGGAAGTAGACCGTTTATTTCATTCTTCCGGATTTTTTAAAGAACAAACCGCTATTCTTAAACAACTGATTTTACCAGCCCTGCAAACCGGCCCGGTAAAGCCATTCTTTTTAGCACACATCGGGTTGGAACTGATCCTTGATCACCTGCTGTTAACCCAGAACAAAGTAGACACTGCTCTTCTTTATCAGCAGCTCGGCCGTGCCCATACTGAATCTCTAACCGGCTTTTTAAAATATGCCGGGTTAACAGATCAGCCACGTTTTGCCCACTTTCTGGACAAATTTATCTCCAGTGAATACCTTTTCAGCTATGAGAAAATTGAGAATATTACCTATGCACTCAACCGCATTTGTATGCGGTTATGGCTCAATCCATTTACAGAAGAGCAGCTGGAAATCCTGACGCAGAAACTGGAAGAGTTTAAACAACAACTCGACAAGCAGGGATTTCTGACCATATTCGATCAGATTGAGCAGGAACTGGCTGGACAATCCTTCTGA
- the tyrS gene encoding tyrosine--tRNA ligase — MTNFVDELRWRGMLHDIMPNAEDKLNEGMCSGYIGFDPTADSLHVGHLTQIMTLIHFQRAGHKPYALVGGATGMVGDPSGKSEERNLLTEEILAHNLDGIKKQLNQFLNFSAEGNGAVMVNNADWFKGFSFLDFIRDVGKHITVNYMMAKDSVKKRLEGDTGMSFTEFSYQLIQGYDFYYLWKNNNCTIQMGGSDQWGNIVTGTEFIRRKDRGTAYGLTTQLIKKSDGTKFGKTESGAIWLDPEKTSPYKYYQFWLNATDSDARSWIRIFTLLTQQELEKLEAEHDAAPHLRILQKALATDITIRTHSEAALETAVKTSEFLFGNGSLSFLESLSPAHILEIFEGVQQFVISREELASGIDVATLLAEKTTVFPSKGEVKKTIQGGGLSINKEKVAEVTASYTVSNLINDKYIIVQKGKKNYFLLIAE, encoded by the coding sequence ATGACCAATTTTGTTGATGAATTAAGATGGAGAGGCATGTTACATGATATCATGCCCAATGCAGAAGATAAATTAAATGAAGGCATGTGCTCAGGATATATAGGTTTTGATCCTACGGCTGATTCGTTACATGTTGGTCACCTGACACAGATTATGACATTAATCCATTTTCAACGTGCTGGCCACAAACCTTATGCACTTGTTGGTGGCGCAACTGGTATGGTTGGTGATCCGTCCGGTAAATCTGAGGAAAGAAACTTGCTGACTGAAGAAATACTGGCGCATAACCTGGACGGGATTAAAAAACAGCTGAATCAATTCTTAAACTTCAGCGCTGAAGGTAACGGTGCGGTGATGGTTAACAATGCGGATTGGTTTAAAGGGTTTAGTTTCCTTGATTTTATCAGAGATGTAGGTAAACACATCACTGTGAACTACATGATGGCCAAAGATAGCGTGAAAAAGCGTTTGGAAGGTGATACTGGTATGTCTTTTACGGAGTTCAGTTACCAGCTGATCCAGGGTTATGATTTTTATTATTTATGGAAAAATAATAATTGTACGATCCAGATGGGTGGTTCTGATCAATGGGGCAATATTGTGACCGGAACAGAATTTATCAGAAGAAAAGACAGAGGAACAGCTTATGGATTAACTACACAACTGATCAAAAAATCGGACGGTACTAAATTCGGAAAAACCGAAAGCGGAGCGATCTGGTTAGATCCTGAGAAAACTTCTCCTTATAAATATTACCAGTTCTGGTTGAATGCTACAGATTCGGATGCCAGATCATGGATACGTATCTTCACTTTGCTGACGCAGCAGGAGTTGGAGAAATTGGAAGCGGAACATGATGCAGCACCTCATTTGAGAATTTTGCAGAAAGCACTGGCTACTGATATTACAATCAGAACGCACTCTGAGGCTGCTTTAGAAACAGCGGTAAAAACTTCAGAATTCTTGTTCGGTAATGGTTCTTTATCATTCTTGGAGAGCCTGAGCCCTGCACATATCCTGGAAATCTTTGAAGGTGTACAACAGTTTGTAATTAGCCGTGAAGAATTAGCGTCAGGTATTGATGTGGCTACTTTACTGGCAGAAAAAACGACGGTATTCCCATCTAAAGGAGAAGTGAAAAAAACTATCCAGGGTGGTGGATTGAGTATTAATAAAGAAAAAGTAGCAGAGGTTACTGCCAGTTATACTGTCAGCAACCTGATTAATGATAAATATATTATCGTTCAGAAAGGTAAAAAGAATTATTTCCTGTTAATCGCGGAATAG
- a CDS encoding acyl transferase has translation MKALIPQLFSIRDEQQFNETALAVFKHQAEFCEPYRQFITHLNIKPDQITRVADIPYLPISFFKSHRVVSNTDPEEIIFSSSGTTGMVQSKHIVTDLSVYEESFNKAFEQFYGPIAETCLLALLPSYLERDGSSLIYMIDALLNQSKHPDSGYFLHNHEELFQKLTALKKAGQPTLLIGVTYALLDFLESHQLDFPELIVMETGGMKGKRKEMVREELHEILKSGFGVTAIHSEYGMTELLSQAYSSGEGVFDCPNWMKIVLRDTNDPLTLLNSNQTGGINIIDLANINSCSFIATQDLGRLLPGGSFEVLGRFDNADIRGCNLLVQ, from the coding sequence GTGAAAGCTTTAATTCCTCAACTATTTTCTATCCGCGATGAACAGCAGTTTAATGAAACTGCCCTGGCTGTCTTCAAACACCAGGCGGAGTTTTGTGAACCTTATCGTCAGTTTATCACTCACCTGAATATTAAACCAGACCAGATCACCAGGGTTGCCGATATCCCTTATCTGCCGATCAGCTTTTTTAAAAGTCACCGGGTAGTCAGTAATACTGATCCGGAGGAAATCATTTTCAGCAGCTCCGGAACTACCGGAATGGTGCAAAGTAAACATATAGTGACCGACCTGAGTGTATACGAAGAAAGTTTTAACAAAGCATTTGAGCAATTCTATGGCCCTATAGCAGAGACTTGTCTGCTGGCTTTACTTCCTTCCTATCTGGAAAGAGACGGCTCTTCGCTGATCTATATGATCGACGCATTACTGAATCAAAGCAAACATCCCGATAGCGGTTATTTCTTACATAACCACGAAGAGCTTTTCCAAAAATTAACCGCTTTAAAAAAGGCAGGTCAGCCAACACTATTAATTGGTGTTACTTATGCCCTGCTTGACTTTCTTGAAAGCCACCAACTGGACTTCCCCGAATTAATCGTGATGGAAACAGGCGGTATGAAAGGAAAGAGGAAAGAAATGGTCAGAGAAGAACTGCACGAAATATTAAAAAGCGGATTTGGTGTAACTGCCATCCACAGTGAATACGGAATGACTGAACTGCTTTCACAAGCTTATTCTTCGGGAGAAGGTGTATTTGATTGTCCAAACTGGATGAAGATTGTGTTAAGGGACACGAACGATCCCCTAACACTCCTCAATTCTAATCAGACAGGAGGCATCAACATTATTGATCTTGCCAACATTAACTCCTGCTCGTTCATCGCTACCCAGGACCTGGGCCGGTTATTGCCCGGCGGTTCCTTTGAAGTACTTGGCCGTTTTGACAATGCAGACATCAGAGGCTGTAACCTGCTGGTTCAGTAA
- a CDS encoding penicillin acylase family protein produces the protein MKNKFKAFICVIIPILLAFVLNTKFGSVPPLLKFLNPFTGFWQNAEKMSVAKKSTISLKGTQETVEVVFDDRMIPHIFAKNDHDVYYTQGYITAMNRLWQMDFQTRFAAGRLSEVVGAKAIEVDRYQRRMGMVYGAENSLKGMMEDPKSKAMIEAYTAGINDYIHSLSSAQLPLEYKILDFTPEDWTPLKCALLLKQMSAVLAMGSDEFYMSNILKKYGPEVTADLFPDYPFREDPIIPVGTKWDFKPLQVPKTPAGFTEMTTGKVKTKVLEDGIGSNNWALSGAKTASGYPILANDPHLNLTLPSIWYQIQLNAPGLNAYGVSLPGAPGITIGFNKDIAWGVTNVAADVLDFYQIKFKDQTHKQYKYNNAWKNTTVRLETIKIRGAKNEIDTVFYTHHGPVVYFQKPEKLSMADNVPTGNALRWIAHDKSNELMTFYLLNRGKNYNDYRKALTYYTAPAQNFIFASSANDIAITANGKFPLKWKDQGKFILDGSDPKNDWQGWIPYAENPTVKNPERNFVSSANQSSTDPSYPYYINWEFGSYERGKRINDRLKAMTKATADSIRIMQSDSYSILAQDLLPALISKIDPAKLNATQKEALEITSKWDKFFTAKAIGGSIFDLWTKRLFIDIWDDEFTIASVPMRYPSKDRTVELILKDPGSKWFDNVNTPQKETLNDLVNEAFKYTCDSLERKYGPIGKRWQWANVKQTHVPHLANIPGMGSETLLIGGAKSTINALGEKNGPSWRMVVELGKTPKGHGVYPGGQSGNPGSFFYDDMLGTWADGKLYDLYLMQSAEDTRGKVLSRLKISKK, from the coding sequence ATGAAGAACAAATTTAAAGCATTCATTTGCGTCATTATACCTATACTGCTGGCCTTTGTGCTCAATACCAAATTTGGTTCCGTTCCCCCGCTTTTAAAATTCCTTAACCCCTTTACCGGTTTCTGGCAGAACGCAGAAAAAATGAGTGTTGCCAAAAAAAGCACAATCAGTCTAAAAGGGACACAAGAGACGGTAGAGGTAGTTTTTGATGACCGTATGATCCCTCATATTTTCGCCAAAAATGACCACGATGTTTATTACACACAAGGATACATTACGGCCATGAACCGTTTATGGCAAATGGATTTCCAGACCCGTTTTGCAGCTGGAAGACTATCTGAAGTTGTAGGGGCCAAAGCTATTGAAGTAGATAGATATCAACGCCGCATGGGCATGGTTTACGGCGCTGAAAACTCTTTAAAAGGAATGATGGAAGACCCTAAATCAAAAGCCATGATTGAAGCTTATACCGCCGGGATCAATGACTATATCCATTCGCTTTCCAGTGCGCAGCTTCCTTTAGAATATAAAATACTGGATTTTACCCCCGAAGACTGGACACCACTTAAATGTGCCTTGCTGCTCAAACAGATGTCAGCAGTGCTGGCTATGGGTTCAGATGAATTTTACATGAGCAACATCCTGAAAAAATACGGCCCTGAAGTAACAGCCGATTTATTCCCTGATTATCCCTTCCGTGAAGATCCGATTATCCCTGTAGGAACAAAGTGGGATTTCAAACCCCTGCAAGTTCCAAAAACACCTGCCGGTTTCACTGAAATGACCACCGGTAAAGTAAAAACCAAAGTATTGGAAGATGGGATCGGGAGTAATAACTGGGCACTTTCTGGTGCTAAAACAGCTTCAGGATATCCGATCCTGGCCAATGACCCGCACCTGAATTTAACATTACCTTCTATCTGGTATCAGATCCAGCTAAATGCACCCGGACTTAATGCCTATGGCGTTTCACTCCCTGGTGCACCGGGTATCACGATTGGTTTCAATAAAGACATTGCATGGGGCGTAACCAATGTTGCAGCAGATGTACTGGATTTCTACCAGATCAAATTTAAAGACCAGACGCACAAGCAATACAAATACAACAATGCCTGGAAAAATACTACCGTAAGGCTGGAAACAATAAAAATCAGAGGCGCTAAAAATGAAATAGATACCGTCTTTTACACCCACCATGGCCCTGTTGTCTATTTCCAGAAACCAGAAAAACTCAGCATGGCCGACAATGTGCCTACTGGTAATGCACTGCGCTGGATTGCGCATGATAAATCAAACGAGCTGATGACTTTCTATTTATTGAACAGAGGCAAAAACTACAACGACTACCGGAAAGCACTCACCTATTATACAGCACCTGCACAGAACTTTATTTTTGCTTCATCAGCAAATGATATCGCCATTACAGCCAATGGAAAATTCCCGTTGAAATGGAAAGATCAGGGCAAATTTATACTCGATGGCTCTGATCCAAAAAATGACTGGCAGGGATGGATCCCCTATGCAGAGAATCCAACCGTTAAAAACCCGGAAAGAAACTTCGTCAGCTCAGCAAATCAGTCCTCTACAGACCCATCCTACCCTTATTATATCAATTGGGAATTTGGCTCTTATGAACGTGGTAAAAGAATTAATGACAGGCTTAAAGCAATGACAAAAGCAACCGCCGATAGCATCCGGATTATGCAAAGCGATAGTTATAGTATACTGGCGCAGGACCTGCTGCCCGCACTCATTTCAAAAATTGACCCGGCAAAGCTCAACGCGACACAAAAAGAAGCACTGGAAATCACCAGCAAATGGGACAAGTTCTTTACAGCCAAAGCAATTGGCGGCAGTATTTTCGATCTGTGGACTAAACGTTTATTTATTGACATCTGGGATGATGAATTTACGATTGCCTCGGTACCTATGCGATACCCTTCCAAAGACCGGACTGTAGAATTGATTTTAAAAGACCCAGGTTCAAAATGGTTTGATAATGTGAATACGCCACAAAAAGAAACCCTGAATGACCTCGTTAACGAAGCTTTCAAATATACCTGCGATAGTCTGGAAAGAAAATACGGGCCGATCGGGAAAAGATGGCAATGGGCAAATGTGAAACAAACACATGTACCTCACTTAGCTAATATACCGGGAATGGGCTCAGAAACATTGCTGATCGGAGGAGCGAAAAGCACCATTAATGCTTTGGGTGAAAAAAATGGCCCATCTTGGAGGATGGTCGTTGAGCTTGGAAAAACGCCAAAAGGTCACGGTGTATATCCAGGCGGACAATCAGGTAATCCGGGCAGCTTTTTCTATGATGATATGCTGGGTACCTGGGCAGATGGCAAATTATATGATCTCTACCTGATGCAATCTGCGGAGGATACCCGGGGTAAAGTTCTTTCACGTTTAAAAATCTCTAAAAAATAG
- a CDS encoding glycoside hydrolase family 31 protein codes for MEEFEEQGNEITDNENIKEIVESTIQHLNNPVLALKPIVKKYLTQVREVRQDGNKFFFSDGEASVEVRVVSNEIIRVRLAPHSVFLEDFSYAVPVVDQKVSTFNFDEEEDYYAIATNTVTCKIRKEDFHISFTENLSQIVMSEDASPMHWEENADFGGYYVFATKKCFPEENFFGLGDKSGNMNLRGRHFQNWNTDAYSFGWDQDPLYRTIPFYTGVHQKSAYGIFFDNTFRSYFDFGKEDNDKTSFWSDGGELQYYYIHGPHMMDVIKRYQTLTGTHPMPPKWALGYHQCRWSYYPETKVKEIADGFRSRDIPCDAIYFDIDYMDGYRCFTWNKKHFPDPRKMIKELADDGFKTVVMIDPGIKVDDNYWVFKEGKENNYFCRRSDDYFMEGHVWPGRCQFPDFTNPTVREWWGGLYKELVDMGVAGVWNDMNEPAVFGAGTFPNDVRHNYDGHRGSHRKAHNVYGMQMVRSTYDGLKKLMRNKRPFTITRAGYAGMQRYGCVWTGDNVASWEHLKIGNIQCQRMSVSGVPFCGTDIGGFSGEPDGELFTRWIQLGTFSPFMRAHSAGDTAEREPWSFGEPYTAINRKFIELRYRLMPYFYSVFWEHHRYGFPILRPLVMLEQENVSNHFRQDEFAYGDKILVCPILEQGAVSRTVYLPKGQWYNIWTHELLAGENEHLVDAPLESMPIFIKAGAVIPEYPVMQYVGEKHVDEVLLNIFYANYEVNSFFFEDHGDTFAYEQDIYSEKKFTVKGNDRRLLIQQKLEGLYTPNYETYNYNLIGIPFGVKKVIVDGLEIKDYFTDDRNCLRFKSNKNFSVIQIQGEI; via the coding sequence ATGGAAGAATTCGAAGAGCAAGGAAACGAAATAACGGACAACGAAAATATCAAGGAAATAGTTGAATCCACTATTCAACATTTAAACAATCCGGTATTAGCTTTAAAACCGATAGTTAAGAAATATCTTACGCAAGTTCGGGAAGTCCGTCAGGATGGGAATAAATTTTTCTTCTCAGACGGAGAAGCCAGCGTAGAGGTGAGAGTAGTAAGTAATGAAATTATACGTGTCAGACTTGCGCCTCACAGTGTTTTTCTGGAGGATTTCTCTTATGCTGTTCCGGTGGTGGATCAGAAAGTAAGTACTTTCAATTTCGATGAGGAAGAGGATTATTATGCGATAGCAACCAATACAGTGACCTGTAAAATCAGAAAAGAGGATTTTCATATTTCATTTACGGAGAACTTGTCCCAGATTGTAATGAGTGAGGATGCCTCTCCAATGCACTGGGAAGAGAATGCGGACTTTGGTGGTTATTATGTTTTTGCTACTAAAAAATGTTTTCCGGAAGAGAACTTTTTCGGCCTTGGTGATAAATCAGGAAATATGAACCTGCGTGGCCGTCATTTTCAAAACTGGAATACGGATGCTTATTCTTTTGGATGGGATCAGGATCCTTTATACAGAACAATCCCGTTTTATACAGGAGTTCATCAAAAGTCTGCCTACGGTATTTTCTTTGACAATACTTTCCGCTCTTATTTTGACTTCGGTAAAGAAGACAATGATAAGACCAGTTTCTGGTCGGATGGTGGTGAATTGCAATATTATTATATTCACGGTCCACATATGATGGATGTGATTAAACGTTACCAGACTTTAACCGGAACACATCCTATGCCTCCTAAATGGGCGTTGGGGTATCATCAGTGCCGCTGGAGTTATTATCCGGAAACCAAGGTAAAAGAAATTGCAGATGGGTTCCGTTCCAGAGATATCCCTTGTGATGCGATTTACTTCGATATCGATTATATGGATGGCTACCGCTGTTTTACCTGGAATAAAAAGCACTTTCCTGATCCAAGAAAAATGATCAAGGAATTAGCAGACGATGGATTTAAAACCGTTGTAATGATTGATCCGGGAATAAAAGTAGATGATAATTACTGGGTCTTTAAAGAAGGAAAAGAGAACAATTATTTCTGTAGAAGAAGTGATGACTATTTTATGGAAGGCCATGTGTGGCCAGGCAGATGCCAGTTCCCTGATTTCACGAACCCAACGGTAAGAGAGTGGTGGGGTGGGTTATATAAAGAGCTCGTAGATATGGGTGTTGCAGGTGTATGGAATGATATGAATGAGCCGGCAGTATTTGGTGCAGGGACTTTTCCAAATGATGTACGTCATAATTACGATGGGCACAGAGGGTCGCACCGGAAGGCACATAATGTTTACGGGATGCAAATGGTACGTTCAACTTATGACGGCTTAAAAAAGCTGATGCGTAATAAGCGTCCTTTTACGATTACCCGTGCAGGATATGCTGGTATGCAGCGTTATGGTTGTGTATGGACTGGTGATAATGTAGCGAGTTGGGAACATTTAAAAATAGGAAATATACAGTGTCAGCGGATGTCGGTTTCAGGAGTCCCTTTTTGTGGAACTGATATCGGAGGGTTTAGTGGTGAACCGGATGGAGAGTTATTTACCCGCTGGATTCAGCTGGGAACATTTTCTCCTTTTATGCGGGCACACTCTGCGGGTGATACAGCCGAAAGAGAGCCGTGGAGTTTTGGAGAGCCTTATACCGCGATCAACCGTAAATTTATTGAATTGAGATACCGTTTAATGCCTTATTTTTATTCTGTATTCTGGGAGCATCACCGTTATGGTTTTCCAATCCTGAGACCTCTGGTGATGTTGGAGCAGGAAAATGTGAGCAATCATTTCAGACAGGATGAATTTGCCTATGGAGATAAAATCCTGGTTTGCCCGATTTTGGAGCAGGGGGCTGTTTCAAGGACTGTTTATTTGCCAAAAGGACAGTGGTATAACATCTGGACACATGAATTACTTGCCGGAGAAAATGAGCATTTAGTAGATGCACCATTAGAGAGCATGCCTATTTTCATTAAAGCGGGTGCTGTTATTCCAGAGTATCCGGTAATGCAGTACGTAGGAGAAAAACATGTGGACGAAGTATTGCTGAATATCTTTTATGCGAACTATGAGGTGAATTCATTCTTCTTTGAAGATCATGGGGACACTTTTGCCTATGAGCAGGATATTTATTCGGAGAAAAAGTTCACGGTTAAAGGAAATGATCGCCGTCTGCTGATCCAGCAGAAGCTGGAGGGTTTATATACACCAAATTATGAAACCTATAATTACAACTTAATTGGCATTCCTTTTGGAGTTAAGAAAGTCATTGTAGACGGATTGGAAATTAAAGACTATTTTACTGACGATAGAAACTGCTTACGTTTTAAAAGCAATAAAAACTTCTCTGTGATACAAATCCAGGGAGAAATATAA